One Acidimicrobiia bacterium DNA window includes the following coding sequences:
- a CDS encoding VOC family protein, with protein sequence MTGATPVLSTIVFDCADPERLAQFWGELLGVGVAYRDATWVALARTPNGARVAFQPVPESKVTKNRVHVDLLVDELVDSTASAVALGATTVGGVVAESNGSYQVLRDPEGNEFCLVTAED encoded by the coding sequence GTGACGGGAGCGACTCCGGTTCTCTCGACGATCGTGTTCGACTGCGCCGACCCTGAGCGCCTCGCCCAGTTCTGGGGTGAGCTGCTCGGGGTCGGTGTCGCGTACCGGGACGCCACGTGGGTCGCGCTCGCGCGCACGCCCAACGGCGCGCGCGTCGCGTTCCAGCCCGTCCCCGAGAGCAAGGTGACGAAGAATCGCGTGCACGTCGACCTGCTCGTCGACGAGCTCGTCGACTCGACCGCGTCCGCGGTCGCGCTCGGTGCGACGACCGTCGGCGGTGTCGTCGCGGAGTCGAACGGCAGCTACCAGGTGCTGCGCGACCCCGAAGGCAACGAATTCTGTTTGGTCACCGCGGAGGATTGA